Within Fibrobacter sp., the genomic segment ACTTTAAGCAGGCCTTTTTTAATGGCGGTTATATAATGTTCAATAATCATTTCCTGTGTGATACTTAATTTACCCTGTTCTTTAAGCTCTGCAAGAATCTCGAAAGCCAGATAGGGGTTGATGGCGCTTGCACCGAAGCTTATCAGTGTGGCAAAGTGCATTACATCACGAGCCTCTCCTGTCTCGACAATAAGTCCGGTAAGCTGCCGTTTCTGCACCCTGATAAGATGGTGGTGTACGGCAGAAGTTGCCAGAAGAGAAGGAATCGGAGCCTGCGATTCACTGACATTGCGATCGGAAAGGATGATTAAAGAATATCCTTCATCCACTTTTTTTTCTGCTTCCTTACAAAGGGCTTCTATTGCAGGTTCAAGTCCTTTTTCGGCCTGATTGATATTAAAAGTGATTGGCAGAACGCATGCTCGATAGCCATCAAGGTCAAGATTTCTTAACTTAAGCATATCATCATTGGAAAGGACCGGATGAGGGAGTTTTAGCTGATGACAATGTTCGGGAGTTTCATCCAGCAGATTACCTTCTTTGCCGATAAGACTCATAAGAGACATTACCAGATTTTCCCGATAGGGATCTATAGGCGGATTGGTAACCTGAGCAAAGAGTTGTTTGAAATAATTGAAGAGCAGTTGTGGTCTTTCAGACAGCACTGCAAGAGTAGCGTCGTTTCCCATGGAGTGAACTGGTTCCTGTGCATTTTCGGCCATGGAGACAAGCACTGTTTTGATATCTTCCAATGTGTATCCGAAGATCCATTTACGTATTGATAGTGACTGGTGTTCGATATTGACCGGTCCCGGGACCTGGAAAAGTCCTTTAAGATCGATCCGATTATTCTGCAGCCATCGCCGGTATGGTTTACGACGGGAGATGGAAGCCTTGATTTCGTTATCGAAGAGGACCCGTTTTTTTTCGGTGTCTACTAAAAACATTTTTCCTGGTGCCAATCGTCCTTTCTGCAGTACCTCTTCCGGGGGGATATCCAGGACACCGGTTTCAGAAGCCATGACTACCTTTCCACTTGTGGTAATCAGATACCGGGCCGGGCGAAGACCGTTGCGGTCCAGTGTTGCTCCTATCTTTACACCATCAGTAAAAGCGATGGCTGCCGGCCCATCCCAGGGTTCCATTATTGATGCGTGATAATCATAGAAAGCCCTTTTGTCTTCACTGATATAATATTTTGCCCCGAAAGCTTCCGGTATCATCATGGCCATGGTGTGCTCGATGGTGCGACCGGTGGAGGTAATCAGTTCAAAGACATTGTCAAAAATTCCGGAATCACTCATTTCCAGATTGATTACAGGGAACAGTTTTGAGATCTCATCTGCAAAAAGAGGGGATGAGAGAGTTTTTTCCCTGGCGATCATCTTGTTGACATTTCCTCTGAGGGTGTT encodes:
- a CDS encoding glutamate synthase subunit alpha; translation: AGMLMQIPHAFFVKECSRSGITLAQEGFYGVGMLYLPQDRAKRSSSIKLIEETISEEGGSVLGWRDVPVSPECLGDMAVSSMPFISQIFVSFGSLCGPALERKLYITRKCMEKKAQLNQLTLEEFYICSLSSKTIVYKGMFVAPQFEYFYPDLTDADMQSAMVLVHQRYSTNTFPSWPLSQPFRYLAHNGEINTLRGNVNKMIAREKTLSSPLFADEISKLFPVINLEMSDSGIFDNVFELITSTGRTIEHTMAMMIPEAFGAKYYISEDKRAFYDYHASIMEPWDGPAAIAFTDGVKIGATLDRNGLRPARYLITTSGKVVMASETGVLDIPPEEVLQKGRLAPGKMFLVDTEKKRVLFDNEIKASISRRKPYRRWLQNNRIDLKGLFQVPGPVNIEHQSLSIRKWIFGYTLEDIKTVLVSMAENAQEPVHSMGNDATLAVLSERPQLLFNYFKQLFAQVTNPPIDPYRENLVMSLMSLIGKEGNLLDETPEHCHQLKLPHPVLSNDDMLKLRNLDLDGYRACVLPITFNINQAEKGLEPAIEALCKEAEKKVDEGYSLIILSDRNVSESQAPIPSLLATSAVHHHLIRVQKRQLTGLIVETGEARDVMHFATLISFGASAINPYLAFEILAELKEQGKLSITQEMIIEHYITAIKKGLLKV